The DNA segment TTTACGATGCAATTAATTAACTCATGTACTATGACGAAAGTACTAAACTAATTAGGGGTAAATCCAtttgatcttaaaaaaatattttgttccaatCATAAAAtggtattatataattattttttatttttacttttttcatcaGAGTCCTCTTCCTTTTCTGGAGAGGGCTCATTTAGCATTACATATCGAAGAGGATCATTTAATATAGTGTCGACTGGTAGTTTTGAGTCCTTTTTATAATAAGCTGCAAGTTGTTcgttgttctttatttttgtaggtgAACCAATTTCTTCATAAGTGTTTTCATGGTAATTAGAGGTACTTGGAAGTGGTTCTGAGGACAGATCCTGTTGTTTCGATGTATGGTTTTTTTCTCTGACGTTATttgcaatattatttcttttagtcAAAATGCATTCATAGTTGTTGGAAATTGAATTTTCAGGCTTAAAATAAAGGGCGGCGCGGGTATCAAGATCCTTTTGAGCTCTCCGGAATCTTCTTCTATAGTACAATGCAGCACAGAGAACGATCATACATACCAATACGAGTATTACGGACACTGCAATCGTTGAGGATGAAGCAGATTCAGCTCCTGTGTTCTGGACATTATTTTTGGCCACAGATTGAGAATTAGAGGCGAAAGAGGGTAGAGTATACATATCACAAGCCCCTTCCAGTTGGCATACACATCCTTTAACGGGATCGCATGTCATAGCAATCTCATCACGACATGCACATATTTCACCAGGAATAGGCTCTTTGAAACATTTCCCCTTCTTCATTCCAAAAGGGCAGTGATCTTGACATCGAAGGCCATAGTATCCTGGCTGACAAGCGCAGAACCCAGTGCCTGGATGACATATCAAAGTCCCTTCTGATTCACAAGCACAAGGCAATTTGCAATGTTCTCCATAATATCCTGGATCGCAAGGGACACAGTTGCCCGTTACGTGATGGCAACGTGAGCCATGCGCACAATTACAAGTTTTAGAGCAATTTTGTCCATACGTGTTTGGAGGACAGAGAGTATTACAGGTTGTGCCCCCGTAGCCAGGGTAGCAATGACAGGTTCCATCTTTCGGATTGCATGAACTCAAATCTCTTTCACAGTCACAGACGCGTGAGCAATCCATTCCCCATGTAAAGGGATCTGGACAACCCACTTCCGAGCAGTCCAACCCCGAATAACCCGCTTCACAAGTACACACCCCGGGTTCTGTACATATTCCCTTC comes from the Lepeophtheirus salmonis chromosome 4, UVic_Lsal_1.4, whole genome shotgun sequence genome and includes:
- the LOC121116560 gene encoding uncharacterized protein, translated to MRREEKKVVHILFNIFMSILFFGLVLGGNEETDEVLVGPNVCLMFTEDTVSLNTSYHVVETKHNSYFCFKSITFRCSYSEDVMKTKYKMKNVTRTKSTRICCEGYELVDKQCIPSCKDNPCLKGICTEPGVCTCEAGYSGLDCSEVGCPDPFTWGMDCSRVCDCERDLSSCNPKDGTCHCYPGYGGTTCNTLCPPNTYGQNCSKTCNCAHGSRCHHVTGNCVPCDPGYYGEHCKLPCACESEGTLICHPGTGFCACQPGYYGLRCQDHCPFGMKKGKCFKEPIPGEICACRDEIAMTCDPVKGCVCQLEGACDMYTLPSFASNSQSVAKNNVQNTGAESASSSTIAVSVILVLVCMIVLCAALYYRRRFRRAQKDLDTRAALYFKPENSISNNYECILTKRNNIANNVREKNHTSKQQDLSSEPLPSTSNYHENTYEEIGSPTKIKNNEQLAAYYKKDSKLPVDTILNDPLRYVMLNEPSPEKEEDSDEKSKNKK